The Bacteroidales bacterium genome includes a region encoding these proteins:
- a CDS encoding DUF488 domain-containing protein yields the protein MKEIKLKRIYDDPSADDGYRVLVDRLWPRGVSKEVAKLDEWDKELAPSTELRKWFDHKEERFDEFARRYREELKDKKEALDNLREKAKNKTLCLLYAAKDHKINQAVVLKEVLLES from the coding sequence ATGAAAGAAATAAAATTAAAACGGATTTACGACGATCCTTCTGCAGATGATGGCTACCGGGTTTTAGTTGACAGGCTTTGGCCCCGTGGCGTTTCCAAAGAAGTTGCAAAGCTCGATGAGTGGGACAAAGAACTTGCTCCATCCACCGAACTGAGAAAATGGTTCGACCACAAAGAGGAGCGGTTTGATGAATTTGCCCGTCGCTATCGCGAAGAGCTAAAAGATAAAAAAGAGGCCCTGGACAATTTGCGTGAAAAGGCGAAAAATAAAACGCTTTGCCTTTTGTATGCGGCCAAAGACCACAAAATAAACCAAGCCGTTGTGTTGAAAGAGGTGCTGTTGGAAAGTTGA
- a CDS encoding NADH:ubiquinone oxidoreductase, whose amino-acid sequence MINEFKVMLHNGRQYIPDLRNVKLRAPFRGRPEISNAKVDEQALVNVCPLQAILANPVRIDMGKCAFCGECAFAFPEKIKFTQDYLTSSNVRENLIIKEGDRNPIIFEKDKTRKEVRNTFSRSIKMRQVSAGGDNSCEYELGASGNANFDMGRYGIEFVASPRHADGVVITGPVSENMAEALQICYDAIPSPKIVVLVGVDAISGGIFAGSPAINRTFLDKYPVDLYIPGNPVHPLTFVNAILDLTR is encoded by the coding sequence ATGATAAACGAATTTAAAGTAATGCTCCACAACGGGAGACAGTACATTCCGGATCTGAGAAATGTTAAACTTAGAGCACCCTTCAGAGGCCGGCCAGAAATTTCCAATGCCAAAGTCGATGAGCAGGCACTGGTAAATGTTTGTCCTTTGCAGGCAATTTTAGCCAATCCCGTGAGGATCGACATGGGGAAATGTGCTTTTTGCGGCGAATGTGCTTTTGCTTTTCCCGAAAAAATAAAATTCACCCAGGATTATTTAACGTCATCCAATGTGCGCGAAAACTTAATTATCAAAGAAGGCGATCGAAATCCTATAATTTTTGAGAAAGATAAAACCAGAAAAGAGGTAAGAAATACATTTTCAAGATCGATAAAAATGCGACAAGTGTCGGCAGGGGGCGATAATTCGTGCGAATATGAATTGGGAGCCAGTGGAAACGCAAACTTCGATATGGGTCGCTATGGAATCGAGTTCGTAGCATCGCCTCGTCATGCCGATGGAGTTGTAATTACAGGCCCTGTTTCCGAAAATATGGCTGAAGCTTTACAGATTTGTTACGATGCTATTCCTTCACCAAAAATAGTTGTTCTTGTTGGTGTTGATGCAATCAGCGGTGGAATTTTTGCCGGAAGCCCGGCCATAAATCGGACGTTTTTGGATAAATATCCCGTCGATTTGTACATCCCGGGAAATCCGGTTCATCCGCTGACTTTTGTAAATGCAATTTTGGATCTTACAAGATGA
- a CDS encoding proton-conducting transporter membrane subunit — MFFTFIILSIAISLSIFLVKNARYTKVISSLFLFSVLMITGYAYLHLEETSSLYFKFDSLGVLLAFVLGILSVATFYHSVLYLQRHHFSAAQEAGYYASLIMLITAMLSAYFADNIAVLWISIETTTLFVSILIFHERTKEALEAAWKYLFVSSVGVALAFIGILFLSITASSIGITDLSLTRLLNATQTMNTVWLKMAFLLVLTGFSAKMGIFPLYTVAVDAHTVAPPPISAFISTTLMNVGFLGIFRIFTILAQTDVLQWAQNVLLIAGVISVFMSAIQLLRIKHYKRMFAFSSLEHMGLVALGLGIGGIGYYAAVLHIVFHSFAKAGLFYQIGQVHQFFNSYWIKDVAGYFKKNPIGGLSMILGIVSILAIPPSGLFVSEFLVFKAMFVHGHYYIAVFVLILLTVIIYTFSKNAFHLLYGETDNLVDRESIKVNPYETISQFVLFGLVIYLGVNPPLFFTDLINNALAIL; from the coding sequence ATGTTTTTTACATTTATCATTCTGTCAATTGCCATCAGCCTGAGCATTTTTCTGGTTAAAAACGCTCGTTACACAAAAGTGATCTCCTCCCTGTTTTTGTTTTCTGTTTTGATGATCACCGGATACGCCTACCTGCACCTCGAAGAAACCAGTTCTTTGTATTTTAAATTTGATAGCCTGGGCGTTTTGCTGGCTTTTGTTTTAGGTATTTTGAGCGTTGCAACTTTCTACCACAGTGTTTTATATTTACAACGACATCATTTTTCGGCAGCACAGGAAGCCGGATATTACGCCTCATTAATTATGCTGATCACGGCTATGTTGAGCGCTTATTTTGCTGATAACATTGCTGTATTGTGGATTAGCATCGAAACCACCACGCTGTTCGTCTCTATTTTGATTTTTCACGAACGAACCAAGGAAGCTTTGGAAGCTGCCTGGAAATATTTATTTGTATCGTCGGTAGGTGTCGCCCTGGCTTTTATCGGGATATTATTCCTTAGCATCACGGCAAGTAGCATCGGCATTACCGATTTGAGCTTGACCCGTTTGTTGAATGCCACACAAACCATGAATACCGTCTGGCTTAAAATGGCCTTTCTTTTAGTCCTAACAGGCTTTAGTGCAAAAATGGGGATATTCCCCTTGTACACCGTTGCCGTGGACGCGCATACTGTTGCCCCGCCACCGATCAGTGCTTTTATTTCGACTACGTTGATGAATGTCGGTTTCCTGGGTATTTTCAGGATTTTTACCATTCTTGCTCAAACAGATGTGCTGCAATGGGCACAGAATGTATTGCTTATTGCCGGCGTTATTTCGGTGTTTATGTCGGCTATTCAGCTTTTAAGAATCAAACATTATAAACGGATGTTTGCTTTTTCAAGCCTGGAGCATATGGGGCTTGTTGCTCTGGGGTTGGGAATTGGCGGAATAGGCTATTATGCTGCCGTGCTGCACATCGTATTTCACTCGTTTGCAAAGGCAGGATTGTTTTACCAAATCGGGCAGGTACATCAGTTTTTCAATTCGTATTGGATAAAAGATGTTGCCGGTTATTTTAAGAAGAACCCGATTGGCGGTTTGTCAATGATTTTGGGAATTGTTTCAATTCTGGCAATTCCACCCTCCGGTCTGTTCGTTAGCGAGTTTTTGGTTTTTAAAGCCATGTTTGTTCACGGGCATTATTACATCGCGGTTTTTGTTCTGATCCTGTTAACGGTTATCATTTATACTTTTAGTAAAAACGCCTTTCATCTTTTGTATGGCGAAACCGACAATCTTGTCGATCGGGAGTCGATAAAGGTGAATCCTTACGAAACTATTTCACAGTTTGTTCTTTTCGGGCTGGTTATTTATCTGGGGGTAAATCCACCCTTGTTTTTCACCGATTTGATTAATAACGCCCTTGCCATTTTATAA
- a CDS encoding NADH-quinone oxidoreductase subunit C — translation MIELQNTLRIKNNQSVNVAEIPNFSYDEFSELVLKIFEEEENHCLTYFAYKKESGLHFIMAIADDENHDIIILSHFLKATEKQTLHALSEKIFALHIFEREIHENFGVEFLNHPWPKPVRFAHDRADKKLQVNDYPFYSIKSEELHEVGVGPIHAGIIEPGHFRFICNGENVLHLEIQLGWQHRGIEQLFLDKKQNLQRNILAENIAGDTVIGHTTTFAQTMEALAGKQVAEQTHIERALAMELERIAIHTGDIAALCIDAAYHLGANVFGILRTAIINYTQFWCGNRLGKSLVRVGGTNFPFTEELKKELLEMLLKYEKQFDEMANVTYRLPSIQNRFDFVGKVTPQQARLIGAVGLSARMTEIKRDIRITHPNRAMEKFPYEMIVVDNGDVFSRFLLKRKEIATAIAWIRNLMSNYQFDASKTEKPDYQLPLKPGKLAISVNEAWRGEVCHCAITDENGELMHYKIKDPSMHNWKALELSLRNTEISDFPINNKSYNLSYCGHDL, via the coding sequence ATGATTGAATTACAAAATACCCTACGAATAAAAAACAATCAGTCTGTCAACGTGGCGGAGATTCCCAATTTTTCCTACGATGAATTTTCAGAGCTTGTTTTAAAAATATTTGAAGAGGAAGAAAACCATTGCCTTACTTATTTTGCCTATAAAAAAGAGAGTGGGCTTCACTTTATTATGGCCATTGCCGATGATGAAAATCACGACATAATTATCCTTTCCCATTTTCTGAAAGCAACCGAAAAACAAACATTACACGCTTTAAGCGAAAAGATTTTTGCGCTGCATATTTTTGAGCGTGAAATTCACGAGAATTTTGGTGTTGAGTTTTTAAATCATCCCTGGCCAAAGCCTGTCCGCTTCGCTCACGATCGTGCCGATAAGAAATTGCAAGTCAACGATTATCCGTTTTATTCTATCAAAAGCGAAGAGCTGCACGAAGTTGGTGTCGGGCCTATCCATGCCGGAATCATTGAGCCTGGACATTTTCGGTTTATCTGCAACGGTGAAAATGTTTTGCATCTCGAAATACAATTAGGCTGGCAGCATCGCGGCATCGAACAGCTTTTTTTGGATAAAAAGCAAAATTTGCAACGAAACATTTTAGCTGAAAACATTGCTGGCGATACAGTGATCGGACACACTACAACGTTTGCGCAAACAATGGAAGCGCTTGCCGGGAAGCAGGTTGCCGAACAAACACATATAGAACGTGCGTTGGCAATGGAATTGGAACGAATAGCCATTCATACCGGCGATATTGCTGCGTTGTGCATCGATGCGGCGTATCATCTTGGTGCCAATGTTTTCGGGATTTTGCGAACAGCCATTATCAATTATACACAATTCTGGTGCGGCAATCGTTTGGGTAAAAGTCTGGTGCGGGTGGGCGGAACAAATTTTCCTTTTACCGAAGAGTTAAAAAAAGAACTGCTCGAAATGTTATTAAAATATGAAAAGCAGTTTGACGAAATGGCAAACGTAACCTATCGCTTGCCGAGCATTCAGAACCGTTTCGATTTTGTTGGAAAGGTAACCCCACAGCAAGCCCGTTTAATTGGGGCTGTCGGACTGTCGGCGCGGATGACGGAGATTAAAAGAGACATCAGAATTACGCATCCAAACCGGGCAATGGAAAAATTCCCTTACGAAATGATTGTCGTCGATAACGGCGATGTTTTTTCGCGATTTTTATTAAAGAGAAAAGAGATAGCAACCGCTATTGCCTGGATACGGAATTTGATGAGTAATTACCAATTTGACGCCTCGAAAACAGAAAAGCCGGATTATCAATTACCGTTGAAACCCGGTAAGCTGGCAATTTCCGTCAACGAAGCATGGCGGGGCGAAGTTTGCCATTGTGCTATTACAGACGAAAATGGCGAGTTGATGCATTACAAAATAAAAGACCCTTCGATGCACAACTGGAAAGCTTTGGAGTTGTCGTTGAGAAATACCGAAATCTCCGATTTTCCAATCAACAACAAAAGTTATAATTTAAGTTATTGCGGTCACGACTTATAA
- a CDS encoding proton-conducting transporter membrane subunit — translation MTIVLFKIAILLTFVLFLLPKKYQYYFGLALHLAIITISSIWLINVLAFSSTLTLPFTPFLGNTLFIKIDQLSAFFMLVINFTVLTGIIYAKGYLQPYFNTKSKAEMGWHFFNFLWLHISMLLVVIVRDAIAFLMIWEIMSLSSFFLVIFESEKKETIKIGINYLIQMHVGVVFLMVAFIVAYVQTNAELSFDGLSVYFASHNPFWLFILFFVGFGIKAGFIPLHSWLPHAHPAAPSHVSGVMSGVMIKMGIYGILRVLLYIPHDLLNIGLFILIVSLITGLTGISLAIVQKDSKKILAYSSIENIGIIGIGIGLGVIGIAESMPVLAVLGFGGGILHILNHSLFKSLLFYAVGSVYKQTHTRNIEQLGGLIKKMPKTALFFLLGALAISGLPPFNGFISEFLIYSGIFKSLRSATLYIDIVLMFSFIGLAIIGGLAVFCFTKVFSVIFLGTARSSKVEHATEVGKQMLIPDFLIGFFIIVIGFIPVIFTRLISQVVVLFSADTLALQRIIPTLNYISLSSGIFIILIGSLWLLRAWQQKQQIVKQNATWGCAYSGANPALHQYTAASYADNFVQLTSKVVNVKNDFKDFDEAEIFPQNREFKTRSSDVFEDNLITRPGNKLLVWMEKIAVFQTGKIQHYLLYALVFLALIFLLNFFNLI, via the coding sequence ATGACAATTGTTTTATTTAAAATTGCGATACTCCTTACATTTGTTTTGTTTCTGCTTCCAAAAAAGTATCAGTATTATTTTGGTTTGGCATTGCATCTTGCAATTATTACTATTTCAAGCATCTGGCTCATTAACGTTTTAGCATTCTCATCCACGTTAACGCTGCCATTTACCCCGTTTTTGGGAAACACCCTATTCATCAAAATAGACCAACTATCCGCCTTCTTTATGCTGGTCATAAATTTTACGGTACTTACCGGTATTATTTACGCCAAAGGCTATTTACAACCCTATTTCAATACAAAAAGTAAAGCGGAGATGGGCTGGCATTTCTTTAATTTTTTATGGCTTCACATTTCAATGCTTTTGGTTGTAATTGTCCGCGATGCCATTGCTTTTTTGATGATTTGGGAAATTATGTCGCTCTCCTCATTTTTCCTTGTAATTTTTGAATCAGAAAAAAAGGAAACCATAAAAATTGGCATTAATTATCTGATACAAATGCATGTGGGGGTTGTCTTTCTGATGGTTGCATTTATTGTCGCCTATGTGCAGACAAACGCAGAACTTAGTTTCGACGGTCTGTCGGTTTATTTTGCATCACATAATCCGTTTTGGCTTTTTATACTGTTTTTTGTCGGGTTCGGAATTAAGGCCGGATTTATCCCGTTACATTCCTGGTTGCCCCATGCACACCCGGCTGCACCTTCGCACGTTTCGGGGGTAATGAGTGGCGTGATGATCAAAATGGGCATCTACGGCATCCTTCGCGTGTTGTTGTATATCCCTCACGATTTGCTTAATATTGGTTTATTTATTCTGATTGTTTCGCTGATAACCGGTTTAACGGGCATTTCGCTGGCCATTGTTCAGAAGGACTCAAAAAAAATATTGGCCTATAGCAGTATCGAGAACATTGGGATTATCGGCATAGGGATAGGTTTGGGTGTTATCGGAATTGCCGAAAGCATGCCGGTGCTTGCCGTTCTTGGTTTTGGCGGCGGAATTTTACACATCCTAAACCACTCTCTTTTCAAGTCATTACTTTTTTATGCCGTTGGCTCGGTTTACAAACAAACCCACACACGAAACATTGAGCAGCTTGGAGGTTTAATTAAAAAAATGCCTAAAACCGCCTTGTTCTTTCTCCTCGGAGCATTGGCAATTAGTGGGTTGCCCCCGTTTAACGGCTTTATTTCCGAGTTCTTAATTTATTCCGGAATTTTTAAATCGCTTCGTTCGGCAACTTTATACATCGACATTGTACTCATGTTCAGTTTTATCGGATTGGCTATTATTGGCGGTTTGGCTGTGTTTTGTTTTACCAAAGTGTTCAGCGTTATTTTTCTCGGAACAGCCCGGTCATCCAAAGTGGAACATGCCACCGAGGTTGGGAAACAGATGTTGATTCCTGATTTTTTGATTGGTTTTTTTATAATAGTCATTGGTTTTATTCCTGTCATTTTTACGCGTCTGATCTCTCAGGTAGTCGTCTTGTTTTCAGCCGATACTCTTGCCCTTCAGCGCATAATTCCAACGTTGAATTACATTAGTTTGTCTTCCGGCATTTTTATAATACTTATTGGTTCATTATGGCTGTTAAGAGCCTGGCAGCAAAAGCAGCAAATTGTAAAACAAAATGCTACATGGGGCTGCGCGTATTCAGGAGCCAATCCAGCTTTGCATCAATACACAGCAGCATCTTACGCCGACAATTTTGTGCAGTTAACATCAAAAGTTGTAAATGTTAAAAATGATTTTAAAGATTTTGATGAAGCTGAAATATTCCCTCAGAACCGGGAATTTAAGACCCGTTCCAGCGATGTTTTCGAAGACAATTTAATAACCAGACCCGGAAATAAGTTATTGGTCTGGATGGAGAAAATTGCTGTTTTCCAAACGGGTAAAATCCAACACTATTTGCTGTATGCTCTCGTGTTTTTAGCCCTTATTTTTTTACTCAACTTTTTTAATTTGATCTAA
- a CDS encoding (2Fe-2S) ferredoxin domain-containing protein has translation MAKIKNLAELRKMREEQQKQLNLREKSADPEKYVQIKVGMATSGIASGAKGIMDFLIVELDKRGIDAVVTQTGDMGYCYAEPTIEVTRPGEEPIVFGYVDTKRADEIIEKFIKNGELVEGIIPVNYESID, from the coding sequence ATGGCAAAAATTAAAAATTTAGCCGAGTTGCGTAAGATGAGGGAAGAGCAGCAGAAGCAGCTCAACCTACGCGAAAAAAGCGCCGATCCTGAGAAGTACGTTCAGATCAAGGTGGGCATGGCTACAAGTGGCATTGCCTCCGGAGCCAAGGGCATTATGGATTTTCTCATCGTAGAACTCGACAAACGCGGAATCGATGCTGTGGTAACACAAACCGGCGACATGGGCTATTGCTATGCTGAGCCCACAATTGAAGTGACAAGACCTGGCGAAGAGCCAATCGTTTTTGGATACGTGGATACAAAACGTGCCGACGAAATCATTGAGAAATTCATCAAAAATGGTGAACTCGTCGAAGGTATTATCCCGGTGAATTATGAATCTATTGACTAA
- a CDS encoding NADH-quinone oxidoreductase subunit H: MVSLLLILISSLFFVGIIVRVKAKIAARKMPPILQPVYDVIRLFKKGAIYSRTTSVIFKIAPLIYFSSALVATLFIPVGSFKSILSFEGDFVFFAYLLGIGKFMMIAAAMDTGSGFEGMGANRESLYSMLVEPAFFILIGSVALFTNNISFHDLFLNFNVGSNLSYIIGVASIYVLVFIAMVENSRMPVDDPKTHLELTMVHEVMVLDNSGFDLALIHMASWLKFAIFGGLISNFIIKGSWAIHWQILAFFGIQFAYSVAVGMLEAFRARNKMEKNPQWILMLSAISVVVFLTALIMTQKIILN; this comes from the coding sequence ATGGTTAGTCTGCTATTGATACTGATCTCTTCGTTGTTTTTTGTAGGGATTATCGTGAGGGTAAAGGCCAAAATTGCTGCCCGGAAAATGCCTCCGATTCTTCAGCCGGTTTATGATGTAATCCGGTTGTTCAAAAAAGGAGCTATTTACAGTCGCACAACGAGTGTTATTTTCAAAATTGCACCTTTAATCTATTTTTCCTCTGCGTTGGTGGCCACGTTATTTATTCCAGTCGGTTCGTTCAAATCTATTTTATCCTTTGAAGGCGATTTTGTGTTTTTTGCCTATTTATTGGGGATTGGAAAATTTATGATGATTGCGGCAGCAATGGACACCGGCAGCGGCTTTGAAGGAATGGGAGCCAATCGTGAGTCTTTGTATTCCATGTTGGTAGAGCCTGCATTCTTCATTCTGATTGGGTCGGTGGCGTTGTTTACCAATAATATTTCCTTCCACGATTTATTTTTAAATTTTAATGTTGGCAGCAACCTTTCTTACATCATCGGCGTCGCTTCTATTTATGTTTTGGTATTTATAGCAATGGTTGAAAACTCGAGAATGCCGGTCGACGATCCCAAAACCCACCTGGAGCTGACGATGGTTCACGAAGTAATGGTTCTCGATAATAGTGGTTTCGACCTGGCATTGATACACATGGCATCGTGGCTGAAATTTGCAATTTTCGGAGGATTAATCTCTAATTTTATCATTAAAGGTTCGTGGGCAATCCATTGGCAAATTCTTGCCTTTTTCGGAATTCAGTTTGCTTATTCTGTTGCGGTGGGGATGTTAGAGGCTTTTAGGGCAAGAAACAAAATGGAAAAAAATCCGCAATGGATTCTCATGCTCTCAGCCATCTCGGTTGTGGTATTTCTCACTGCTTTAATCATGACGCAAAAAATAATATTGAACTAA
- the pgl gene encoding 6-phosphogluconolactonase, whose product MKLNQQNSISVFQNSAALAKAAADLMIKISKQAIESRGKFVISLSGGTTPENLFALLAKPPYRDQISWNKTFVFWGDERFVPSDDKRNNATKARALLLDHIDIPAININPIPVDLEPDEAAKKYADIITKFYGKESPRFDLIFLGLGADGHTASLFPETDVIFENTRLVQELYVSEQQMFRITMTPSLINKAHNIVFLVEGEKKAEILKTVLIDPRQPEKFPAQMIHPEDGNLIWFVDKKAAALLPSL is encoded by the coding sequence ATGAAATTGAATCAGCAAAATAGCATAAGCGTTTTTCAGAATTCAGCTGCATTGGCAAAGGCAGCAGCGGATTTGATGATTAAAATTTCGAAACAAGCCATCGAAAGCCGCGGAAAATTTGTGATCTCCTTATCGGGAGGAACTACCCCCGAAAACCTGTTTGCTCTTTTGGCAAAGCCACCTTACCGGGATCAAATTTCCTGGAACAAAACCTTTGTCTTTTGGGGTGACGAGCGTTTTGTACCATCGGATGATAAACGAAATAATGCCACCAAGGCCAGGGCTTTATTGTTGGATCACATTGATATTCCGGCAATAAATATTAATCCCATTCCTGTTGATTTAGAACCGGACGAGGCTGCAAAGAAATATGCAGACATCATTACAAAATTCTATGGAAAAGAGTCGCCGCGTTTCGATCTTATTTTTCTGGGTCTGGGCGCAGATGGCCACACGGCGTCATTATTTCCCGAAACCGATGTTATTTTCGAAAACACTCGGCTGGTACAAGAGCTCTATGTATCGGAGCAACAAATGTTTCGCATCACCATGACGCCCTCTTTAATTAACAAAGCACACAACATTGTTTTTCTTGTTGAGGGAGAAAAAAAAGCAGAAATTTTAAAAACCGTTTTGATTGACCCGCGTCAACCGGAGAAATTTCCTGCACAGATGATCCATCCGGAAGATGGAAACCTAATTTGGTTTGTCGATAAAAAGGCAGCCGCACTGTTGCCTTCGCTTTAA
- a CDS encoding NAD(P)/FAD-dependent oxidoreductase: MKKERKKKKVIVVGGGFAGIPITRQLDKNLFDVLLIDKINHHQFQPLFYQVATSQIEPANISFPLRYVFKNKTNVVIRLAEVTHVFPEENKIRTTIGDFNYDYLVIGIGCKTNFFGNDKICRHSHTLKSTYDAIKIRNHILQTFEKIASAKEENKEALRNLVIVGAGPTGVELAGAFAEIRKNILPKDYPRIDFSKFNITLVEGTRHTLNNMSGKARHASQKYLEGMGVRLLTETFVTDYDGDILTLNNGSKILTKTVIWTAGVIANQLEGLPASSITHGNRIIVNRINQMAGSENVFAIGDIAYMETPKYPKGHPQVANVAINQGKNLAKNLKRLGRGKVPVDYEYKDLGSMATIGRNKAVVDFPFTSFKGYFAWFVWMFLHLMLILNVRSKIIIFIDWAWVYVTKNSSLRLILTQSDEPCSSGKNQAG; the protein is encoded by the coding sequence ATGAAAAAGGAGAGAAAAAAAAAGAAGGTAATAGTTGTGGGTGGCGGGTTTGCCGGCATTCCGATAACAAGGCAGTTGGATAAAAATTTGTTCGATGTGTTGCTGATCGACAAAATAAACCATCATCAGTTTCAGCCATTGTTTTACCAGGTGGCCACTTCGCAAATTGAACCGGCTAATATCTCTTTCCCTCTCCGCTATGTTTTTAAAAACAAAACCAATGTGGTGATCAGGTTGGCAGAAGTGACCCACGTTTTTCCCGAAGAAAATAAAATACGCACCACCATTGGCGATTTCAACTATGATTATCTGGTGATTGGCATAGGCTGTAAGACCAATTTTTTTGGGAATGATAAAATTTGCCGTCATTCTCATACTTTAAAAAGCACCTACGATGCCATAAAAATCCGTAACCACATTTTGCAAACCTTCGAAAAGATTGCTTCAGCAAAAGAGGAGAATAAGGAGGCATTGCGAAACCTCGTGATTGTAGGTGCCGGGCCTACCGGAGTGGAGCTGGCAGGCGCTTTTGCCGAAATCAGAAAAAACATCCTCCCAAAAGATTATCCCCGCATCGATTTCTCAAAATTCAATATCACGTTAGTAGAGGGTACCAGGCATACCCTGAACAATATGAGCGGGAAGGCACGTCATGCTTCACAAAAATACCTTGAGGGTATGGGCGTGAGGCTGCTTACCGAAACATTTGTAACCGATTATGATGGCGATATCCTTACCCTGAACAATGGCAGCAAAATACTTACGAAAACCGTGATATGGACCGCCGGAGTTATAGCCAACCAGCTTGAGGGCTTGCCTGCAAGCAGCATCACGCACGGAAACCGTATCATTGTAAATCGAATAAATCAAATGGCAGGAAGTGAAAATGTTTTTGCCATTGGCGACATTGCCTACATGGAAACACCCAAGTACCCAAAGGGGCATCCTCAGGTGGCCAATGTGGCGATAAACCAGGGTAAGAATTTAGCAAAAAATCTTAAGAGGTTGGGTAGGGGAAAGGTACCGGTGGATTACGAATACAAGGACCTTGGTTCCATGGCAACCATTGGCCGAAACAAGGCAGTGGTCGATTTCCCATTTACCAGCTTCAAAGGATATTTTGCCTGGTTTGTATGGATGTTTCTGCATCTGATGCTCATCCTGAATGTGCGCAGCAAAATAATCATCTTCATCGACTGGGCCTGGGTGTACGTCACCAAAAACTCGTCGCTTCGATTGATCCTCACACAATCTGATGAACCATGTTCTTCCGGAAAAAACCAGGCCGGATAA